The following are encoded together in the Streptomyces sp. NBC_00341 genome:
- a CDS encoding sigma-70 family RNA polymerase sigma factor, with protein MDEIEFLAARFEENRTHLKAVAHRMLGSSNEAEDAVQEAWIRLSRSDSAAIENLGGWLTTVVGRVCLDMLRSRRVRREEPLEAGASEAPEPGPAPVPEPGGDPEQQALTADSVGLALLVVLETLDPAERLAFVLHDMFAVPFDEIARIVDRTPAAARQLASRARRRVRGVAPEPGPGAVRREVVDAFLAAARGGDFEALVAVLDPDVVSRSGGSAVEAPTVVRGAANVARRAIMFAPYARSVRFALLDGAPAVIAAREGEGFSVMRFTIERGKVVELFVITDPAGLAGRDLVLLDE; from the coding sequence GTGGACGAGATCGAGTTCCTGGCGGCACGGTTCGAGGAGAACCGCACCCATCTGAAGGCCGTGGCCCATCGGATGCTCGGCTCGTCGAACGAAGCGGAGGACGCGGTCCAGGAGGCCTGGATCCGGCTCTCCCGGTCGGACAGCGCGGCGATCGAGAACCTGGGCGGCTGGCTGACGACCGTGGTCGGACGGGTCTGCCTGGACATGCTCCGTTCGCGCCGCGTCCGCCGCGAGGAGCCCCTGGAAGCGGGGGCGTCCGAGGCGCCCGAGCCCGGTCCGGCGCCCGTCCCCGAGCCCGGCGGGGACCCGGAGCAGCAGGCGCTGACCGCCGACTCGGTGGGTCTCGCGCTGCTGGTGGTCCTCGAAACGCTCGACCCGGCCGAGCGGCTCGCCTTCGTACTGCACGACATGTTCGCGGTGCCGTTCGACGAGATCGCCCGCATCGTGGACCGCACCCCGGCCGCCGCCCGGCAGCTCGCCAGCCGGGCCCGCCGCCGGGTGCGGGGCGTCGCGCCCGAGCCGGGCCCCGGGGCGGTCCGCCGCGAGGTCGTGGACGCCTTCCTGGCGGCCGCGCGCGGCGGGGACTTCGAGGCGCTCGTCGCCGTGCTCGACCCCGATGTCGTGTCCCGGTCCGGCGGCAGCGCCGTCGAGGCCCCCACGGTGGTGCGCGGGGCCGCGAACGTGGCGCGGCGGGCGATCATGTTCGCGCCGTACGCCAGGTCGGTGCGGTTCGCGCTGCTCGACGGCGCCCCCGCGGTCATCGCGGCGCGCGAGGGAGAGGGCTTCTCCGTCATGCGGTTCACGATCGAGCGCGGGAAGGTCGTCGAACTGTTCGTCATCACCGACCCGGCCGGGCTGGCCGGCCGCGATCTGGTCCTCCTGGACGAGTGA
- a CDS encoding aldo/keto reductase, producing MPFARLAGTTTPTAHIGLGLAAVGRPGYINLHRDRDLPDERTADALRARTHELLDAAYAQGVRYFDAARSYGRSEEFLGEWLTARPEVRDVVIGSKWGYTYTADWNVDAEAHEVKDHSLATYERQRAETAELLGDRLDLYQIHSVTADSPALTDKELHARLAALAAEGVSVGLSTSGPAQAEAIRAALAVTVDGEPLFRTVQATYNALETSAGPALADAHAAGLTVIVKEAMANGRLAGTEAPAVVREIATEEGLGSDAVALALVLHQPWAGVVLSGAATVTQLAGNLHAAVLDLDEERRARLDALVEEPEAYWRHRASLPWS from the coding sequence ATGCCCTTCGCCCGACTGGCCGGCACCACCACCCCGACCGCCCACATCGGACTCGGCCTGGCAGCGGTCGGCAGGCCCGGCTACATCAATCTCCACCGTGACCGCGACCTGCCGGACGAGCGCACCGCCGACGCGCTGCGCGCCCGCACCCACGAACTGCTCGACGCCGCCTACGCCCAGGGCGTCCGCTACTTCGACGCGGCCCGCTCCTACGGCCGCTCCGAGGAGTTCCTCGGCGAGTGGCTGACGGCCCGGCCCGAGGTGCGCGACGTCGTCATCGGGAGCAAGTGGGGCTACACCTACACAGCCGACTGGAATGTCGACGCCGAGGCGCACGAGGTCAAGGACCACAGCCTCGCCACGTACGAGCGTCAGCGCGCCGAGACCGCCGAACTGCTCGGTGACCGGCTCGACCTCTACCAGATCCACTCCGTCACCGCGGACAGCCCGGCCCTGACGGACAAGGAGCTGCACGCCCGCCTCGCCGCGCTCGCCGCGGAAGGCGTCAGCGTCGGCCTCTCCACCAGCGGGCCCGCGCAGGCCGAGGCCATCCGGGCCGCCCTCGCCGTCACGGTCGACGGCGAGCCCCTCTTCCGTACGGTCCAGGCCACCTACAACGCACTGGAGACCTCGGCCGGACCGGCGCTGGCCGACGCGCACGCCGCCGGACTCACCGTGATCGTCAAGGAGGCCATGGCCAACGGCCGGCTGGCGGGCACGGAGGCCCCGGCCGTGGTGCGGGAGATCGCCACGGAGGAGGGGCTGGGCAGCGACGCGGTGGCCCTGGCGCTGGTGCTGCACCAGCCGTGGGCCGGGGTCGTGCTCTCCGGCGCCGCGACCGTCACCCAGCTCGCCGGCAACCTCCACGCGGCCGTCCTCGACCTCGACGAGGAGCGGCGCGCCCGGCTGGACGCGCTGGTGGAGGAGCCGGAGGCGTACTGGCGCCACCGCGCGTCGCTGCCGTGGAGCTGA
- the argH gene encoding argininosuccinate lyase — translation MSNGNGNSDVRLWGARFADGPAEALARLSASVHFDWRLAPYDIAGSRAHARVLNKAGLLTEDELKRMTAGLDQLEADVADGSFTGTIADEDVHTALERGLLERLGPDLGGKLRAGRSRNDQIATLFRMYLRDHARIIGGLLAELQDALVGLAEAHPDVAMPGRTHLQHAQPVLFAHHILAHVQPLSRDSERLRQWDERTAVSPYGSGALAGSSLGLDPESVAADLGFERGSVANSIDGTASRDFVAEFAFITAMIGINLSRIAEEIIIWNTKEFSFVTLHDAFSTGSSIMPQKKNPDIAELARGKSGRLIGNLTGLMATLKALPLAYNRDLQEDKEPVFDSCDQLEVLLPAFTGMMATLTVNRARMEELAPAGFSLATDIAEWLVKQGVPFRVAHEVAGGCVKECERHGIELDELTDEQFAKISEHLTPEVRTVLDVAGALASRDGRGGTAPSAVAVQLAEVKEDLATQHAWAAARK, via the coding sequence GTGAGCAACGGCAACGGCAACAGCGACGTACGCCTCTGGGGCGCCCGGTTCGCGGACGGCCCGGCCGAGGCGCTGGCCAGGCTGTCCGCGTCCGTCCACTTCGACTGGCGCCTCGCGCCGTACGACATCGCCGGCTCCCGCGCCCACGCGCGGGTCCTCAACAAGGCGGGGCTGCTCACGGAGGACGAGCTGAAGCGGATGACCGCCGGCCTCGACCAGCTGGAGGCGGACGTCGCGGACGGCTCGTTCACCGGCACCATCGCGGACGAGGACGTGCACACCGCCCTGGAGCGCGGCCTGCTGGAGCGGCTCGGCCCGGACCTCGGCGGCAAGCTGCGGGCCGGACGCTCCCGCAACGACCAGATCGCCACGCTCTTCCGGATGTACCTGCGCGACCACGCCCGGATCATCGGCGGCCTCCTCGCCGAGCTCCAGGACGCCCTGGTCGGCCTCGCCGAGGCCCACCCGGATGTGGCCATGCCCGGCCGCACGCACCTCCAGCACGCCCAGCCGGTGCTCTTCGCCCACCACATCCTGGCCCATGTGCAACCCCTGTCCCGGGACTCCGAGCGGCTGCGCCAGTGGGACGAGCGGACCGCCGTCTCCCCGTACGGCTCGGGCGCACTCGCCGGCTCCTCGCTCGGCCTCGACCCGGAGTCGGTCGCGGCCGACCTCGGCTTCGAGCGCGGCTCTGTGGCCAACTCCATCGACGGCACGGCCTCGCGGGACTTCGTCGCCGAGTTCGCGTTCATCACCGCGATGATCGGCATCAATCTCTCCCGGATCGCGGAGGAGATCATCATCTGGAACACGAAGGAGTTCTCCTTCGTCACCCTCCACGACGCCTTCTCCACCGGCTCGTCGATCATGCCGCAGAAGAAGAACCCCGACATCGCGGAACTGGCACGGGGCAAGTCGGGACGGCTCATCGGCAACCTCACCGGACTGATGGCCACGCTGAAGGCCCTGCCGCTCGCGTACAACCGCGACCTCCAGGAGGACAAGGAGCCGGTCTTCGACTCCTGCGACCAGCTCGAAGTCCTGCTGCCCGCCTTCACCGGCATGATGGCCACGCTCACCGTCAACCGCGCGCGCATGGAGGAGCTGGCCCCGGCCGGCTTCTCGCTCGCCACCGACATCGCGGAGTGGCTGGTCAAGCAGGGAGTGCCGTTCCGGGTCGCGCACGAGGTCGCCGGCGGTTGCGTCAAGGAGTGCGAGCGGCACGGCATCGAGCTCGACGAGCTGACCGACGAGCAGTTCGCGAAGATCTCCGAGCACCTCACCCCCGAGGTCCGCACGGTCCTGGACGTGGCCGGCGCGCTGGCCTCCCGCGACGGCCGGGGCGGAACAGCGCCCTCCGCCGTCGCCGTCCAGCTGGCCGAGGTCAAGGAGGACCTCGCGACACAGCACGCCTGGGCCGCGGCCCGCAAGTAG
- a CDS encoding argininosuccinate synthase translates to MTERVVLAYSGGLDTSVAIGWIAEETGAEVIAVAVDVGQGGEDLDVIRKRALACGAVEAEVADAKDEFAEEYCLPAIKANALYMDRYPLVSALSRPAIVKHLVAAAEKHGAGVVAHGCTGKGNDQVRFEAGISALGPGLKCIAPVRDYAMTRDRAIAFCEEKNLPIATTRKSPYSIDQNVFGRAVETGFLEDIWNAPIEDIYEYTADPATPREADEVVISFKEGVPVALDGTPVTVLQAIQQLNERAGGQGVGRIDMVEDRLVGIKSREVYEAPGAIALITAHQELESVTVERELARYKRQIEQRWGELVYDGLWFSPLKRALDGFIDEANQHVTGDIRMTLHAGRAVVTGRRSSESLYDFNLATYDSGDTFDQSKAQGFIEIFGLSSKIAAQRDLN, encoded by the coding sequence GTGACCGAGCGCGTCGTACTCGCCTACTCGGGCGGCCTGGACACCTCCGTCGCCATCGGCTGGATCGCGGAGGAGACGGGCGCGGAGGTCATCGCCGTCGCGGTGGACGTCGGCCAGGGCGGCGAGGACCTGGACGTCATTCGCAAGCGGGCGCTCGCCTGCGGTGCGGTCGAGGCCGAGGTCGCCGACGCGAAGGACGAGTTCGCCGAGGAGTACTGCCTCCCGGCGATCAAGGCCAACGCCCTCTACATGGACCGCTACCCGCTGGTCTCGGCGCTCTCCCGGCCTGCCATCGTCAAGCACCTGGTCGCCGCCGCCGAGAAGCACGGCGCCGGAGTCGTGGCGCACGGCTGCACCGGCAAGGGCAACGACCAGGTCCGCTTCGAGGCGGGCATCTCGGCGCTCGGCCCCGGCCTGAAGTGCATCGCCCCGGTCCGCGACTACGCGATGACCCGGGACAGGGCGATCGCCTTCTGCGAGGAGAAGAACCTCCCGATCGCGACCACCAGGAAGTCCCCGTACTCCATCGACCAGAACGTCTTCGGGCGCGCGGTCGAGACGGGCTTCCTGGAGGACATCTGGAACGCGCCGATCGAGGACATCTACGAGTACACCGCCGACCCCGCCACCCCGCGCGAGGCCGACGAGGTCGTCATCTCCTTCAAGGAGGGCGTGCCGGTCGCCCTCGACGGCACGCCGGTCACCGTGCTCCAGGCCATCCAGCAGCTCAACGAGCGGGCCGGCGGCCAGGGCGTCGGCCGGATCGACATGGTCGAGGACCGGCTCGTCGGCATCAAGTCCCGCGAGGTGTACGAGGCGCCGGGCGCGATCGCGCTGATCACCGCCCACCAGGAGCTGGAGAGCGTCACCGTCGAGCGCGAACTGGCCCGCTACAAGCGGCAGATCGAGCAGCGCTGGGGCGAGCTGGTCTACGACGGCCTGTGGTTCTCCCCGCTCAAGCGCGCCCTGGACGGCTTCATCGACGAGGCCAACCAGCACGTCACCGGCGACATCCGGATGACCCTGCACGCCGGCCGCGCCGTCGTCACCGGCCGCCGGTCCAGCGAGTCGCTGTACGACTTCAACCTCGCCACCTACGACTCGGGCGACACCTTCGACCAGTCCAAGGCGCAGGGCTTCATCGAGATCTTCGGCCTCTCGTCGAAGATCGCCGCCCAACGTGACCTGAACTGA